One Chloroflexota bacterium genomic window carries:
- a CDS encoding NERD domain-containing protein → MLWSTFKASVKGIWGEKLVEVGAALTLPSSDYRKYHNVTLQTPRGTTQIDHVFVSAFGVFVVETKNMVGWIYGSERDREWMQVFRSGKKYKFLNPLRQNYGHVRALEEALASNGLPRGVVRSVVVFVGNAQLKRELPENVTVGLGGSRYIRSFRHRALSVAQVAMICELIESRRMEPSWRTSRRHIRSLENESPSATRWCPRCGQKMVLRTARRGQFAGKRFWGCEGFPACRMVEKE, encoded by the coding sequence ATGCTCTGGTCGACGTTCAAGGCGTCGGTTAAGGGAATTTGGGGTGAGAAGCTGGTAGAAGTTGGGGCCGCGCTGACACTGCCATCGTCGGATTACCGAAAATATCACAATGTGACGCTGCAGACTCCCCGCGGAACGACGCAGATCGATCATGTGTTCGTGTCAGCGTTTGGCGTGTTCGTGGTGGAGACGAAGAACATGGTGGGGTGGATTTACGGCAGCGAGCGAGATCGAGAGTGGATGCAGGTCTTTCGGAGCGGGAAGAAGTACAAGTTTCTGAACCCTCTGCGACAGAATTACGGGCACGTTCGCGCGTTAGAAGAAGCTCTTGCAAGCAACGGGTTACCGAGAGGGGTCGTAAGGTCTGTTGTGGTATTCGTAGGCAATGCGCAGTTGAAGCGGGAATTGCCAGAGAACGTGACGGTGGGATTGGGTGGTTCTCGGTATATACGTTCGTTCAGGCATCGTGCACTGTCAGTAGCGCAGGTAGCGATGATCTGTGAATTGATCGAGTCTAGGCGAATGGAGCCATCGTGGAGGACGAGTCGGCGGCATATCCGGAGCTTGGAGAATGAAAGCCCATCGGCCACGCGGTGGTGCCCACGCTGTGGTCAAAAGATGGTGCTGCGAACGGCGCGAAGGGGACAGTTTGCGGGGAAGCGGTTCTGGGGGTGTGAGGGCTTTCCGGCGTGCCGGATGGTGGAAAAAGAGTAA
- a CDS encoding NHLP bacteriocin export ABC transporter permease/ATPase subunit, with the protein MTSRRFQRLGELAIELGESVSVAGNRPIRLDDPEIAWFVESGVLDVFLVEYQGQEQSSHAKHLLRAGEGRLVFGVGESGPLVPVAKGMPDCRLRRVVLSELLKYEIAEQLSGQVDAWLTEFAAAVAKVIEPRPRPDVLFDPKSPEDSLDAAVGSVLSARPGGVVWVDVGSVDAAFLGTEERDPEGTGFVPLTAETWITLQSTNRITGLTSRAMFDEGALLPSLAEFHKLALGAEQINRLLLIADEANEQTARSIYRRRDEERARHDLFSVLGSSAPTTATGDSGLLAVLEVIGKHEGIEFRLPARRRVTVDEELTLQEILHTSGVRSRKVHLSVEDRWWVGDSGAMLGYRQEDGRPVALLPRMNGRYREVDPVAGRTDRLNARRASAMHEDAWLFYRPLPHDRPAESKDVISLATKGMANDLAQFAVTGILASLLVLAPALAFGLLADWILPAAVGSMLAQIVIALTALAIVGTLLQVLRGTAMMRLEGRAAARLGAALWDRLIGLPTSFFRDFTAGELAVRMSAVQVLRDQVSGVVAHALTSFLFLLPMLALLFLYDAALAWLSLGIGLVSLTATCAIGLLQIQPQRRFCAASRHLAGELFQFINGISKLRSAGAESSAFASWARGYREQQLAQLQISKLNEHLVAFSAAMPAFTGAALFGAALWRGPDQLALGSFLVVYAVSITLYASIIGLGYSLEAIAAVVPVYEQIKPILAAVPDSRPAPAAPAELSGDIRFDHVSFQYTKDGPQIIDDVSIHARPGEFIAIVGESGAGKSTLLRLALGLEEPSAGGIYFDGRDLTNLDRRSVGRQTGVVTQDGSLKPGNLLDNIIGIGDDLTLDDAWRAAKLAAVDCDITEMPMQMFTAVGDSSSTFSGGQVQRIRIAAALVRNPRIVFLDEATSWLDANSQAQVMEGIESLAATRIVIAHRLSTIRKAQRIYVIHQGRVVQEGSFIALYQMEGPFRDLVQRQMT; encoded by the coding sequence ATGACATCGAGACGATTCCAACGGCTCGGCGAGCTCGCAATTGAGCTCGGTGAATCAGTGTCCGTCGCCGGTAATCGCCCCATCCGCTTGGATGATCCCGAGATCGCCTGGTTCGTCGAGAGCGGCGTGCTCGATGTATTTCTTGTCGAGTACCAAGGACAAGAGCAGTCATCTCACGCCAAACACCTGCTGCGCGCCGGTGAAGGCCGTCTAGTGTTTGGAGTTGGAGAGAGCGGACCATTGGTTCCAGTCGCCAAGGGCATGCCGGATTGCCGGCTGCGTCGCGTCGTGCTGAGTGAATTGCTGAAATACGAAATTGCAGAGCAACTGTCCGGGCAGGTCGATGCTTGGCTCACGGAGTTCGCAGCCGCCGTGGCAAAGGTAATTGAGCCGCGTCCCCGTCCCGATGTGCTGTTTGACCCCAAGAGTCCGGAAGACTCGCTGGACGCCGCGGTCGGCAGCGTTCTATCCGCCCGGCCGGGCGGGGTAGTGTGGGTCGACGTCGGCAGCGTCGATGCAGCATTCTTAGGCACCGAAGAGCGAGATCCGGAAGGCACCGGTTTCGTCCCGCTCACTGCAGAGACGTGGATCACATTGCAAAGCACGAATCGAATAACCGGTTTGACCTCACGGGCGATGTTCGATGAAGGCGCACTGTTGCCTTCCCTCGCGGAATTCCACAAGCTCGCCCTCGGCGCTGAGCAAATCAATCGCCTTCTCCTGATAGCTGACGAGGCAAACGAGCAGACGGCCCGTTCCATCTACCGTCGTCGGGACGAGGAACGCGCCAGACACGACCTCTTTAGCGTGCTCGGATCCTCCGCACCGACGACCGCCACTGGTGATTCCGGTCTGTTGGCGGTGCTTGAAGTGATCGGCAAGCACGAAGGCATTGAATTTCGCCTTCCGGCGCGACGACGGGTCACGGTTGATGAAGAACTAACCCTGCAAGAAATTCTGCATACATCAGGTGTGCGCAGCCGCAAGGTGCATCTTTCTGTCGAAGACCGGTGGTGGGTAGGAGACAGCGGGGCCATGCTGGGATACCGGCAAGAAGACGGTCGCCCGGTAGCCCTGCTGCCTCGCATGAACGGCCGCTACCGCGAGGTAGACCCGGTTGCGGGGCGGACGGACCGCCTAAACGCAAGACGGGCAAGCGCTATGCATGAGGACGCATGGCTATTCTACCGGCCTCTGCCGCATGATAGACCGGCGGAATCAAAGGATGTCATTAGCCTTGCCACTAAAGGCATGGCCAATGATCTTGCGCAGTTCGCGGTTACGGGCATTCTCGCCAGCCTTCTGGTGCTTGCTCCCGCGCTAGCGTTTGGGTTGCTGGCGGATTGGATTCTTCCGGCAGCCGTAGGCAGCATGCTAGCTCAGATAGTCATCGCATTGACTGCTCTTGCCATTGTGGGCACGCTGCTTCAAGTCCTGCGCGGTACCGCCATGATGCGTCTTGAAGGCCGGGCCGCGGCACGCCTGGGTGCAGCACTTTGGGACCGCTTGATTGGACTTCCGACAAGCTTCTTCAGAGATTTTACTGCTGGAGAGCTAGCAGTGCGGATGTCGGCGGTGCAAGTGCTGCGGGATCAGGTCTCGGGGGTTGTTGCTCATGCCCTTACTTCGTTTTTGTTTCTGCTGCCGATGCTTGCCCTGCTCTTTCTCTACGACGCCGCCCTGGCCTGGCTGAGTCTCGGGATCGGGCTCGTCTCCTTAACCGCAACCTGTGCTATTGGCTTGTTGCAGATTCAACCCCAACGCCGCTTCTGCGCCGCATCGCGGCATCTCGCCGGGGAGCTCTTCCAATTCATCAATGGCATCAGCAAATTGCGTTCTGCGGGCGCGGAATCGTCGGCTTTCGCCTCGTGGGCGCGCGGCTACCGAGAGCAGCAACTCGCCCAGTTGCAAATCAGCAAGCTGAACGAACACCTGGTTGCATTCAGCGCCGCCATGCCGGCCTTCACAGGCGCAGCCCTCTTCGGGGCCGCACTTTGGAGGGGGCCCGACCAACTGGCCTTAGGGAGCTTCCTCGTCGTCTATGCAGTATCCATTACGCTCTATGCGTCGATCATCGGGCTGGGTTACTCGCTCGAAGCCATTGCCGCAGTGGTGCCGGTATACGAACAGATTAAGCCGATTCTCGCTGCGGTCCCGGATAGCCGCCCGGCGCCGGCCGCCCCGGCGGAACTGAGCGGTGACATACGCTTCGATCACGTGAGTTTTCAGTACACCAAGGATGGGCCTCAAATCATCGATGATGTTTCAATTCACGCCCGTCCCGGCGAATTCATCGCGATCGTCGGCGAGTCCGGTGCGGGCAAGAGCACCTTGTTGCGGCTTGCTTTGGGTCTTGAAGAACCCTCTGCAGGAGGCATCTACTTCGACGGCCGCGACCTAACGAATCTCGATCGCAGGTCGGTTGGGCGCCAGACCGGCGTCGTGACGCAGGACGGCTCCCTCAAGCCCGGCAATTTGCTCGACAACATCATCGGCATTGGCGATGACTTGACGTTAGATGATGCCTGGCGGGCAGCCAAGCTCGCCGCCGTGGACTGCGACATTACCGAAATGCCAATGCAGATGTTTACCGCCGTGGGCGACAGTTCCTCGACATTCTCCGGCGGGCAGGTGCAACGCATCAGGATCGCGGCGGCGCTCGTACGCAACCCACGCATCGTGTTCCTCGATGAAGCCACCAGTTGGCTCGACGCGAATAGCCAGGCCCAGGTTATGGAGGGAATTGAGAGCCTTGCCGCTACCCGCATCGTAATTGCCCACCGGCTCTCCACCATCCGCAAAGCCCAGCGCATCTATGTAATTCACCAGGGACGCGTCGTCCAGGAAGGCAGCTTCATTGCGCTCTACCAGATGGAAGGGCCATTCCGCGACCTGGTGCAGCGGCAGATGACGTGA
- a CDS encoding C45 family autoproteolytic acyltransferase/hydrolase translates to MRRVELSGTPYEMGLQHGTACAEAINTAIERVVSGSRVAAAHRARVVQQMERNVDRVFPEALEEIQGIADGASLKSEDILAYTSCMEVGRSAVGCTNVALRTTDHGVVHYKSNDVGKESLGSYIFWDIRPDKGHPLICVSGPGAPWMGPGLNDTGLTFGGSSIMNTDQDWERGIPTNLLQRYLLQYCADVDEGIALCESTPVMNHGMNIMLTDPAENAVVVERSATRMAVRRMEDDAIWCANHYVTPELLPVDNRSNADFRANSEGRTALLAALTAEEELHTLEQVTRIARAHADPVSLCQHGPMHSVFGLIMVSRDRTLLVSDGYPCQNELEMLKFDAQATAIAN, encoded by the coding sequence GTGCGGCGTGTAGAATTGTCCGGCACACCTTACGAGATGGGTCTGCAGCATGGCACTGCCTGCGCTGAGGCCATCAATACAGCGATTGAGCGAGTAGTCTCTGGGTCAAGGGTCGCTGCTGCTCACCGTGCACGTGTCGTCCAACAGATGGAGCGCAACGTCGATCGGGTCTTCCCTGAGGCGCTCGAAGAGATACAAGGCATCGCTGACGGCGCGAGTCTCAAGAGCGAAGACATCCTGGCGTACACGTCGTGTATGGAAGTCGGCCGCAGCGCGGTGGGCTGCACCAACGTCGCCCTGCGCACAACAGATCACGGCGTCGTGCACTACAAGTCGAATGACGTGGGCAAGGAGTCTCTTGGGTCGTATATCTTCTGGGATATCCGGCCCGATAAAGGCCATCCGCTCATATGCGTTTCAGGGCCGGGTGCACCGTGGATGGGACCGGGCCTCAACGATACCGGCCTTACATTTGGCGGCAGCAGCATTATGAACACCGACCAGGACTGGGAACGCGGCATCCCTACCAATCTCCTGCAGCGCTACCTCTTGCAGTACTGCGCGGACGTAGACGAGGGCATTGCGCTCTGCGAGAGCACGCCGGTGATGAACCACGGCATGAATATCATGCTGACAGATCCGGCAGAGAACGCGGTAGTGGTGGAACGGTCTGCCACGCGCATGGCCGTACGCCGCATGGAAGACGACGCTATCTGGTGCGCAAACCACTACGTAACACCGGAATTGCTGCCAGTGGACAACCGGTCAAACGCCGACTTTCGCGCGAACAGTGAGGGCCGCACAGCGCTGCTCGCGGCGCTCACGGCAGAAGAAGAGCTTCATACCCTGGAGCAAGTGACACGCATTGCACGCGCTCACGCCGATCCGGTTTCACTCTGCCAGCACGGGCCGATGCACAGTGTCTTCGGCCTCATCATGGTCTCTCGTGATCGCACCCTGCTCGTAAGCGACGGCTACCCCTGCCAAAATGAACTAGAGATGCTGAAATTCGACGCCCAAGCGACCGCAATCGCGAATTGA
- a CDS encoding FAD-binding oxidoreductase, whose translation MAETADVVVVGGGSTGTSIAWQLAKMGAGRVVLLEKHGLAAQATGVTAGIVRTHYTHETLARMALRARKVFENFDDEVGGDAGFRQAGFLALLGSDDVETVAANVAMHRDLGINAYILSPDEIRDVEPRLALFGIGAAAWEPESGYADPVRTTLSFADAARRHGADLRIGVGAEGFLADASGIAGVETNTGQIATRSVVVANGFSARGLVAPLGIELPLTPIRHGVAFMQRANHFGKPHPIISDRVQGSYYRPREDGHTMVGKTAPYDGDEDPNVNAWPAARPEMLQTLAERYRRRFPNQGAPAVNSATSGLYDCSPDLQPLLGAVPDAPGLHLAVGLSGHGFKLSPVFSQMLAEQLLTGSSSVFDIEMFNPARFIQERRIVPHHAYSISTL comes from the coding sequence ATGGCGGAGACTGCCGATGTCGTCGTAGTTGGGGGCGGGAGCACTGGTACCAGTATTGCCTGGCAACTGGCAAAGATGGGCGCCGGCCGGGTGGTCTTGCTGGAAAAGCACGGCCTTGCTGCCCAGGCCACCGGCGTCACCGCGGGGATCGTCCGCACGCATTATACCCATGAGACTCTCGCACGCATGGCTCTGCGCGCGCGGAAGGTTTTTGAGAACTTCGACGACGAAGTCGGCGGCGATGCTGGCTTTCGGCAAGCCGGCTTTCTCGCGTTGCTGGGTTCGGACGATGTCGAGACGGTTGCCGCAAACGTCGCTATGCACCGCGATCTTGGCATCAATGCCTACATACTCTCGCCGGACGAAATTCGAGACGTGGAGCCGCGCCTGGCGTTATTCGGCATTGGCGCCGCCGCCTGGGAACCGGAATCCGGGTATGCCGACCCGGTTCGCACCACCCTCAGTTTTGCGGATGCTGCCCGTCGGCACGGCGCCGACCTCCGCATTGGCGTGGGAGCAGAGGGGTTCTTGGCGGATGCAAGCGGCATTGCAGGTGTCGAGACCAACACCGGCCAGATTGCGACACGCTCGGTCGTGGTCGCCAACGGTTTCTCCGCACGCGGCTTGGTAGCGCCCCTTGGTATCGAGCTCCCTCTCACGCCGATACGGCATGGGGTGGCATTCATGCAGCGGGCGAATCACTTTGGCAAACCACATCCAATCATTTCCGATCGCGTACAAGGGAGCTACTACCGCCCCCGGGAGGACGGTCACACAATGGTCGGCAAGACCGCGCCGTATGACGGGGATGAAGATCCGAACGTCAATGCGTGGCCCGCCGCGCGACCTGAAATGCTCCAGACTCTCGCTGAGCGGTATCGACGGCGGTTCCCCAATCAAGGTGCGCCCGCCGTCAACAGCGCCACGTCCGGCCTGTACGACTGTTCGCCGGACCTGCAGCCGTTGCTCGGCGCCGTGCCTGACGCGCCGGGCCTGCACCTTGCCGTTGGGCTCAGCGGCCATGGTTTCAAACTTAGTCCCGTCTTCAGTCAGATGCTGGCTGAGCAATTGCTTACAGGTAGCAGTTCGGTCTTCGATATCGAGATGTTCAATCCGGCGCGCTTCATCCAGGAACGACGGATTGTGCCGCACCACGCATACTCTATTTCAACACTTTAG
- a CDS encoding hydantoinase/oxoprolinase family protein, which produces MSAAKFRLGVDIGGTFTDAALMDESTGRLWNAKVSSTPTDPAQGFLSATRRILEDSKLAPASLRYVVHATTVATNAIIEGKVAPTVLITTEGFRDILEIARQIRPSLYDTQFEKPTPLVPRDRCYGVRERLDANGAVITPLDEDAIPHIAAIVKEAAVESIAVCFLHSYLNSQHEQRVGELLRDLAPDIAISLSSDVAPEIREYFRASTTVINAALRPIVSRYLENIEEQLRAQGIQSELLVMQSSGGLMTFADARRRPVFMVESGPAAGVITAAHLGEALDYRNVISFDMGGTTAKVGLVQDGTPRITKDYEVGSVAQPGSGGFRAGGYPIRTPVIDLVEIGAGGGSIAWIDSGGVLRVGPQSAGADPGPACYGRGGGEPTVTDANLVLGRLNPGYLLGGDLKLDSALAHAAIEERIANPLGLNVVKAAHSIVEIANVAMINALRLVSVQRGHDPRDFALTAFGGAGPLHANRLAHEMNIPVTVIPTSPGTASALGLLVTDITYDYATTLIERVDRLQPGRVAGVFADLRNQGTEALTAAGVAPADMAFAQQVDLRYVGQSYELTLPCSDGDAADFAVTDLLDDFHAEHNRVYGHSVPGEPVETVNLRLTALGTIVKPPLLAKDPGMHAVQAARLGSRPVFFGEANDFVDCPIFDRYLLNAGIEIPGPAIIEEYDSTTVIHPKYYAVVDQYGTLLVTHVS; this is translated from the coding sequence GTGAGTGCGGCAAAATTTCGGCTCGGCGTTGACATTGGTGGTACGTTCACCGACGCCGCATTGATGGATGAGAGCACCGGCCGTCTTTGGAACGCCAAAGTTTCCTCGACCCCAACCGACCCGGCGCAGGGCTTTCTCTCCGCGACCCGGCGCATTCTGGAAGATTCCAAGTTGGCTCCCGCGTCTCTGCGCTACGTCGTCCACGCGACCACCGTGGCGACGAATGCCATCATCGAGGGCAAAGTCGCGCCCACTGTGCTTATCACGACCGAGGGCTTTCGCGACATCCTGGAGATTGCCCGCCAGATTCGCCCCTCGCTCTATGACACGCAATTTGAGAAACCCACACCCCTCGTGCCGCGCGATCGATGCTATGGTGTGCGCGAGCGCCTGGACGCTAACGGCGCCGTCATCACGCCATTGGACGAAGACGCCATTCCGCACATCGCAGCCATCGTCAAGGAAGCGGCGGTAGAGTCCATAGCCGTCTGCTTCTTGCATTCCTACCTAAACTCGCAACATGAACAGCGCGTCGGTGAATTACTGCGAGACCTCGCACCGGACATTGCCATCTCCCTTTCCTCCGACGTAGCGCCGGAAATCAGGGAGTACTTTCGCGCCAGCACTACGGTCATCAATGCTGCGCTACGTCCTATCGTCTCGCGCTACCTTGAAAACATCGAGGAGCAACTGCGCGCGCAAGGCATTCAGTCAGAACTCTTGGTGATGCAAAGCAGCGGCGGGCTCATGACATTTGCCGACGCGCGCCGCAGACCAGTCTTCATGGTGGAGTCCGGCCCGGCTGCGGGCGTAATCACGGCGGCACACCTGGGTGAGGCATTGGATTACAGAAATGTCATCTCTTTCGATATGGGCGGCACCACCGCCAAGGTGGGTCTCGTCCAAGACGGCACGCCGCGCATAACCAAAGACTATGAGGTTGGCTCAGTGGCCCAGCCGGGGAGCGGCGGCTTTCGCGCCGGAGGGTACCCTATCCGCACGCCAGTGATCGATCTGGTGGAAATCGGCGCCGGCGGCGGCTCTATCGCTTGGATTGATTCTGGTGGCGTGTTGCGGGTAGGGCCCCAAAGCGCGGGCGCCGATCCCGGACCCGCCTGCTACGGTCGCGGCGGCGGCGAGCCGACAGTAACCGATGCCAACCTCGTTTTGGGCCGTCTCAATCCCGGCTACTTGCTTGGCGGCGACCTCAAGCTGGATAGCGCGCTTGCGCATGCGGCAATCGAGGAACGCATTGCCAACCCGCTAGGCTTGAACGTGGTGAAAGCCGCCCACAGCATCGTCGAAATCGCCAACGTGGCGATGATCAACGCGCTGCGTCTCGTCTCGGTGCAACGCGGCCATGATCCGCGAGACTTTGCGCTTACTGCCTTTGGCGGGGCCGGACCGCTGCACGCCAACCGCTTGGCGCACGAAATGAACATCCCCGTCACCGTTATACCCACCAGTCCGGGCACAGCCTCGGCGCTGGGTCTCCTGGTCACGGACATAACCTATGACTATGCCACGACACTCATTGAGCGAGTTGACCGTCTCCAACCAGGGAGGGTGGCGGGAGTATTCGCAGACCTCCGCAACCAGGGCACGGAGGCTCTTACCGCCGCAGGCGTAGCTCCGGCCGATATGGCTTTCGCGCAGCAGGTGGACTTACGCTACGTCGGCCAAAGCTACGAGCTCACGCTACCTTGTTCCGATGGCGATGCCGCCGACTTCGCCGTTACCGATCTCCTGGATGACTTCCATGCAGAGCACAACCGCGTTTACGGCCATAGCGTTCCCGGCGAGCCGGTGGAGACAGTGAACCTGCGACTGACCGCACTTGGCACCATCGTCAAGCCGCCGCTGCTTGCTAAGGATCCAGGTATGCATGCGGTACAGGCTGCCCGGCTTGGCAGCCGTCCGGTCTTCTTCGGTGAAGCGAATGACTTCGTGGACTGCCCAATCTTTGATCGCTACCTGCTCAACGCAGGAATCGAGATTCCCGGCCCCGCAATCATAGAGGAGTACGATTCTACGACCGTAATTCATCCTAAATACTACGCAGTGGTCGATCAATACGGTACACTACTAGTGACCCACGTAAGCTGA
- a CDS encoding extracellular solute-binding protein, which produces MGNGFTTRRRFLAGVAGLSAAAIAAACGTVPVADSGEMMEEKEAPKEAEAAPQAEVVEVVWACYDLQEHRNKTLRDMAEVCNNTLENRVTKLEIVTENFLEKIRTEYVAGTTTYDIVVNQINWVQAGARQGMFLPISDYMKRDGVSRDDYLDSSSWDVNGVMYGLAFLGGGDAIYFNKDLFDNDGVPYPELGTTYEQLLDGAAKMTKRTGDETTQWGYNFGYSSLEVNLGSFILDSGGQVLNEARDMALYGEDQNAISGAQFYVDMILKHRVVPWGEERQALREEGGSGRHIGTGKVAMSQITLIPLKGAYEVLGDRLGIAPLATGPAGTRSPATGSNAWSIMSLTEVPDAAWDVFYVLSQKEAQDLYAVHAHPGLFASADVFLGNYPGMDWDIVLDNWRDGGRDFFLTPETGEFWNTANSNLQPMYTGESTVQEAMKTSADAVNVLFSQRPDDWN; this is translated from the coding sequence ATGGGCAATGGATTTACGACAAGACGTCGGTTTTTAGCCGGTGTTGCCGGCCTATCAGCCGCCGCCATCGCCGCAGCCTGCGGGACCGTGCCGGTCGCGGATAGCGGCGAGATGATGGAAGAGAAAGAAGCGCCCAAGGAAGCGGAAGCAGCGCCACAGGCCGAAGTCGTTGAAGTGGTGTGGGCGTGCTACGACCTGCAGGAGCACCGCAATAAGACCCTGCGGGACATGGCGGAAGTCTGCAATAACACCTTGGAGAACCGAGTCACCAAACTCGAGATCGTCACCGAGAATTTCCTGGAGAAGATTCGCACAGAGTACGTCGCCGGCACAACCACCTACGACATTGTCGTGAACCAGATCAACTGGGTGCAGGCCGGCGCACGGCAAGGAATGTTCTTGCCAATCAGCGACTATATGAAGCGCGACGGTGTATCGCGCGATGACTACCTTGACTCCTCTTCCTGGGACGTCAACGGCGTCATGTACGGCCTGGCATTCCTCGGCGGCGGCGACGCCATCTACTTCAACAAGGACTTGTTTGATAACGACGGCGTACCGTATCCGGAGTTGGGCACAACCTACGAGCAACTGCTCGATGGCGCTGCGAAGATGACGAAACGCACCGGCGATGAGACCACCCAATGGGGCTACAATTTTGGGTACTCCTCACTGGAGGTCAATCTGGGCAGTTTCATCCTCGATTCCGGCGGACAGGTGCTCAATGAGGCGCGCGACATGGCCCTCTACGGCGAGGACCAGAACGCCATCTCAGGCGCCCAGTTCTACGTAGACATGATCCTCAAGCACCGGGTGGTGCCATGGGGTGAGGAGCGGCAAGCGCTGCGCGAGGAGGGCGGCAGCGGCCGCCACATCGGCACCGGCAAAGTCGCGATGTCGCAGATTACGTTGATCCCGCTCAAGGGCGCGTACGAAGTGCTTGGCGACCGGCTGGGCATTGCGCCGCTCGCCACCGGGCCGGCCGGCACCCGCAGCCCGGCCACTGGTAGCAACGCCTGGAGTATCATGTCGCTCACCGAAGTGCCTGATGCGGCCTGGGACGTATTCTACGTCCTTTCTCAGAAGGAGGCGCAAGACCTTTACGCCGTGCACGCCCACCCCGGGCTCTTTGCCTCCGCCGACGTGTTCTTGGGCAACTACCCGGGCATGGACTGGGACATCGTCCTGGATAACTGGCGGGACGGCGGACGCGACTTCTTCCTCACGCCGGAAACCGGAGAGTTCTGGAATACCGCAAACTCCAACCTCCAGCCGATGTATACCGGTGAGAGCACTGTGCAAGAGGCCATGAAGACGTCTGCCGACGCTGTGAACGTCCTCTTCTCACAGCGCCCGGATGACTGGAATTAG